One Lujinxingia sediminis genomic window carries:
- a CDS encoding FIST signal transduction protein gives MKFASARSVARDPKVAAREGYRLLSERLEASPDIIFLYATETYDTAAVNAHLVALAGDVPIHGGTSCQGVMTDEGMASEEGHGLAMMGIADAEGAYGVGAWEIGDSPREAAQRALQEALSQAGRPGQVPQMLWLMAAPGVEEELIEGIQQLLGSRVPILGGSSADNTVAGHWKQFANGEVFENAVVIAAIFSSADVDYSFHSGYEPTARVGRVTRAQGRVLYEIDDQPAAQVYNAWTGGAIDDELEQGGNILGKTTLFPLGRVVGRIEGTPYYQLSHPDGLTPEGGLTLFSTVEEGEELVLMRGTVDSLISRAGRVGQAVRDIASSEDKEIVGSLVIYCAGCMLTVQERIDEVAREMGEVLGGKPYIGAFTFGEQGCFIGGENRHGNLMISVVTFLR, from the coding sequence ATGAAGTTTGCAAGCGCTCGAAGTGTTGCTCGTGACCCGAAAGTGGCGGCTCGCGAAGGCTATCGGCTGCTCTCTGAGCGGTTGGAAGCGTCGCCGGACATCATCTTTCTGTATGCGACGGAGACATACGATACGGCGGCAGTTAACGCGCACCTTGTGGCGTTGGCCGGGGATGTGCCGATTCATGGCGGGACATCCTGCCAGGGGGTGATGACCGACGAGGGCATGGCCAGCGAGGAGGGACATGGGTTGGCGATGATGGGGATCGCGGATGCGGAAGGGGCCTATGGGGTGGGCGCCTGGGAGATCGGGGATTCGCCGCGGGAGGCTGCGCAGCGGGCGCTTCAGGAAGCGTTGAGTCAGGCGGGGCGTCCCGGGCAGGTTCCGCAGATGCTGTGGTTGATGGCTGCGCCGGGAGTTGAAGAGGAGCTGATCGAGGGCATTCAGCAGCTGCTCGGCTCCAGGGTGCCGATTCTGGGCGGAAGCTCGGCTGATAACACGGTTGCCGGGCATTGGAAGCAGTTTGCCAACGGGGAGGTCTTTGAGAACGCCGTGGTGATCGCGGCGATCTTTAGCTCGGCGGACGTCGACTACTCCTTTCACAGCGGCTACGAGCCCACGGCCCGGGTGGGCAGGGTGACGCGGGCGCAGGGGCGAGTGCTCTATGAGATCGACGACCAGCCGGCCGCGCAGGTGTACAACGCGTGGACCGGCGGTGCGATTGACGACGAACTGGAGCAGGGGGGCAATATCCTGGGGAAAACGACGCTCTTTCCGCTGGGGCGAGTGGTCGGCAGGATTGAGGGCACCCCCTACTATCAGCTCTCGCACCCTGATGGACTGACTCCGGAGGGGGGGCTGACGCTCTTCTCAACGGTGGAAGAGGGGGAGGAGCTCGTGCTGATGCGGGGCACGGTGGATTCGCTGATCTCTCGAGCGGGACGCGTGGGGCAGGCGGTTCGGGACATTGCAAGCTCGGAGGATAAGGAGATTGTGGGCAGCCTTGTGATCTACTGCGCCGGGTGCATGCTCACGGTGCAAGAGCGTATCGATGAGGTCGCCCGGGAGATGGGGGAGGTTTTGGGTGGAAAACCCTATATCGGGGCATTTACGTTTGGGGAGCAGGGGTGCTTTATCGGTGGAGAGAATCGCCACGGTAACCTGATGATCTCCGTGGTGACATTTTTGCGCTGA